One region of Flavobacterium pisciphilum genomic DNA includes:
- a CDS encoding Crp/Fnr family transcriptional regulator, which translates to MMLKKISDIYPKLGDVMLNYKEFWSEMDFPPKQTVLKEGDISTMLYFVLKGSMRLSNNNNGDEITIQFFFENDFVTSFESFFKDTPSFFSLDTIEQCTVLAIRKEHWKIIMDENPCLKDSFFDFTSDRFINYIHHFLSYIKEKPEERYKNLLKNKSHILQRVPLQYIASYLGITTVSLSRIRARKNKNK; encoded by the coding sequence ATGATGTTAAAAAAAATTTCTGATATCTATCCTAAGCTTGGAGATGTTATGCTTAATTACAAAGAGTTCTGGTCAGAAATGGATTTCCCTCCTAAACAAACGGTATTGAAAGAAGGAGATATCTCTACTATGTTATATTTTGTCTTAAAAGGAAGTATGCGGCTTTCTAATAACAATAATGGTGATGAAATAACGATTCAATTCTTTTTTGAAAATGATTTTGTCACTTCTTTTGAGAGTTTTTTTAAAGATACTCCCAGCTTTTTTAGTTTAGATACAATTGAACAATGTACTGTTTTAGCAATTAGGAAAGAACACTGGAAAATTATCATGGATGAGAATCCTTGTTTAAAAGATTCATTTTTTGATTTTACTTCAGATAGATTTATAAATTATATTCATCATTTTTTGTCTTATATAAAAGAGAAGCCAGAAGAGCGTTATAAAAATTTATTGAAAAATAAATCGCATATATTACAGCGTGTTCCTTTGCAATATATTGCTTCTTATTTAGGGATTACTACAGTGTCTTTGAGTCGAATTAGAGCAAGAAAGAATAAAAATAAATAG
- a CDS encoding 3-oxoacyl-[acyl-carrier-protein] synthase III C-terminal domain-containing protein — protein MDKKIILFNFKPILVGKLIDQRKLNQYTKFLYHHFQNQPVFSLIGEEEIATSFEFISDQVNKYSISPENISQRQILIFEEVAQFIENEMDSVSHLDYQFPDNLTNESGDLCIPKIGDRMQWFKEKMSYVFDEFYSKTDDAPENLVHVTCSGYASPSVAQEAVVKRKWETAQVTHSYQMGCYGAFPAIRTASSLISGSTTNGRVDVVHTELLSAHLNLTEFSISNTMICSLFADGFIGYSLLEEESFMNDDSIEEKVGLRILASHEVIIPDSLEDMSWDLGEFNFLMTLSKRVPVFIRKNIKSFLSTLCEKAGVNLEEEKYNMHFAIHPGGPKIIDYIVDEIGIFKEQAGWSYEILHRQGNMSSATVPHIFNEIINDPTIKQGTKIVAMAFGPGLTATALLVEKI, from the coding sequence ATGGACAAAAAAATTATTTTATTTAATTTTAAGCCTATACTAGTAGGCAAATTAATCGACCAAAGAAAGCTTAATCAGTACACAAAATTTCTTTATCATCATTTTCAAAATCAACCTGTTTTTTCACTTATTGGAGAAGAGGAAATAGCAACCAGTTTTGAGTTTATTTCCGATCAGGTTAATAAATATTCTATTTCTCCTGAAAATATTAGTCAAAGGCAGATTTTGATTTTTGAAGAAGTAGCGCAGTTTATTGAAAATGAAATGGATAGTGTATCCCATTTAGATTATCAATTTCCTGATAATCTTACCAATGAGTCAGGAGATTTATGTATTCCTAAAATTGGTGACCGTATGCAATGGTTTAAAGAAAAAATGAGCTATGTTTTTGATGAATTTTATTCTAAAACAGACGATGCTCCAGAAAACCTTGTACATGTTACATGTTCGGGTTATGCATCTCCAAGTGTTGCTCAAGAAGCAGTTGTTAAAAGAAAGTGGGAGACTGCCCAAGTAACGCATTCTTATCAAATGGGATGTTACGGTGCTTTTCCAGCAATTCGTACAGCAAGTAGTTTGATAAGTGGAAGTACTACCAATGGGAGAGTTGATGTTGTTCATACAGAATTATTGTCTGCCCATCTTAATCTAACTGAATTTTCTATTTCTAATACAATGATTTGTTCTCTTTTTGCAGATGGATTTATTGGGTATTCTTTACTTGAAGAAGAGTCTTTTATGAATGATGATAGCATAGAAGAGAAAGTAGGATTGCGTATTCTGGCTTCACATGAAGTGATTATACCCGATTCATTAGAAGATATGTCATGGGACTTGGGAGAGTTTAATTTCTTAATGACTCTGTCTAAACGTGTTCCTGTTTTTATTCGTAAAAATATAAAGTCGTTTTTGTCAACGCTTTGTGAAAAGGCTGGAGTAAATCTAGAAGAAGAAAAGTACAATATGCATTTTGCAATTCACCCTGGAGGGCCGAAAATAATTGATTATATAGTTGATGAAATCGGAATTTTCAAAGAACAAGCTGGTTGGTCTTACGAAATATTGCACCGTCAAGGTAATATGTCATCAGCAACAGTGCCTCATATTTTTAATGAAATTATAAATGACCCAACAATAAAACAAGGAACCAAAATTGTGGCAATGGCTTTTGGGCCAGGGCTTACGGCAACGGCTTTGTTAGTTGAGAAAATATAA
- a CDS encoding FAD-dependent monooxygenase, giving the protein MEKEYDVIIAGCGPTGATFANYFGKQNLRVLLFDKESDIIEYPRAVHIDEDVIRIFQELGLYEEMKKDAIKPFVNYSLVSKKDKLLFQFQPNSSISEDIPDCSWILQPEIEKHLRNGFLQYPNVTFLKETTWRDMNKKEDSVSLVLMDSQEQLIKVKAKFLIACDGGKSAIRKQMNIAVHDFGFKKEWFVIDTNYNGENVFSEDHKQYCDPDQPMTYVNGVKNHFRWEFMVSKKHAEFSDEMLAKTMIPKLASHFPIDDFEIIRKKKYVFHTLVAKEWRSGPVFLAGDAAHQMPPFLGQGMCSGIKDAKNLAWKIVSACTSFNVATNELLDSYYMERAPQVEKIIKLAAILGGFIQYSNPILASFRNGFLKLLNILPNKPIDALIEKHLYGLEVKNFSKSQHPLVGKRIPQPLIVLKNKRKVYFDELCGFHWVILFRSDCKIIPFNPSGTLKYIPVVENFSESSMGIKSQFFAKWMVENKVDFVVIRPDKFIFDIGKAKDYDKVIRNIDSYINKISAN; this is encoded by the coding sequence ATGGAAAAAGAATACGATGTAATAATAGCAGGATGTGGCCCTACTGGAGCCACATTTGCTAATTATTTTGGTAAGCAAAATTTAAGAGTTTTGCTCTTTGATAAGGAGTCGGATATTATTGAATATCCTAGAGCGGTACATATTGACGAAGATGTAATAAGAATTTTTCAGGAATTGGGTTTGTATGAGGAAATGAAAAAAGATGCAATAAAACCTTTTGTAAATTATTCATTAGTTTCGAAAAAGGATAAATTACTTTTTCAATTTCAACCCAACTCTAGTATTTCTGAAGATATTCCTGATTGTAGTTGGATTTTGCAGCCTGAAATTGAAAAACATTTGAGGAATGGTTTTTTGCAATATCCAAACGTTACATTTTTAAAAGAAACAACTTGGAGGGATATGAATAAAAAAGAAGATTCTGTTTCTTTAGTATTAATGGATAGTCAAGAGCAATTAATAAAAGTAAAAGCTAAATTTCTTATTGCTTGCGATGGAGGTAAAAGTGCAATTCGAAAACAAATGAATATAGCTGTTCATGATTTCGGATTCAAGAAAGAATGGTTTGTTATTGATACAAATTATAATGGGGAAAATGTTTTTTCTGAAGACCATAAGCAATATTGTGATCCAGATCAACCTATGACTTATGTAAATGGGGTGAAAAACCATTTTAGATGGGAGTTTATGGTTTCTAAAAAGCATGCTGAATTTTCAGATGAAATGTTAGCAAAAACAATGATTCCCAAACTAGCTTCCCATTTTCCGATAGATGATTTTGAAATCATTAGAAAGAAAAAATATGTATTCCATACTTTAGTGGCAAAGGAATGGCGTTCAGGACCTGTTTTCTTGGCAGGAGATGCAGCACATCAGATGCCACCATTTTTGGGACAAGGGATGTGTTCTGGTATCAAAGATGCTAAAAATTTAGCATGGAAGATTGTTAGCGCTTGTACTAGTTTTAATGTAGCTACAAATGAATTGTTGGATTCTTACTATATGGAGCGTGCCCCGCAGGTAGAGAAAATAATTAAATTGGCTGCTATTCTGGGAGGGTTCATTCAATATTCTAATCCTATTTTGGCATCATTTAGGAATGGATTTTTAAAATTACTTAATATTTTACCCAATAAGCCTATTGATGCACTTATAGAAAAGCATCTTTATGGTTTAGAAGTGAAAAACTTTTCAAAATCCCAACATCCTTTGGTAGGTAAACGGATTCCTCAACCGCTTATCGTTTTAAAAAATAAAAGGAAAGTGTATTTTGATGAATTATGTGGATTTCATTGGGTAATATTATTTCGTTCAGATTGTAAAATCATTCCTTTTAATCCTTCTGGAACTTTAAAATACATTCCAGTTGTCGAAAATTTTTCAGAATCTTCAATGGGAATTAAATCGCAATTTTTTGCTAAATGGATGGTTGAGAATAAAGTAGATTTTGTTGTAATTAGGCCAGATAAGTTCATTTTTGATATTGGGAAGGCTAAAGATTATGATAAAGTTATTCGAAATATAGATTCATATATTAATAAAATTAGTGCTAATTAA
- a CDS encoding NAD(P)H-dependent oxidoreductase — protein MNYLIIFNHPYKGSYCNALLNAVQEGLKTAQHSMDLIHLDNEAFNPVMTAEDLKSFRDKKPSDAQVIAYQERLEKADYLVFIFPIWWELMPALMKGFIDKVIFPGLAYDYSNEKNTRMKPLLNNVKGVTVITTMNTPRYIYKWIFGNAIQKAFIRGIFWKLGYKNRKWISYNRVKMVSQNKRENWLEELERKFSRL, from the coding sequence ATGAATTATTTAATCATTTTTAACCATCCCTATAAAGGAAGTTATTGTAATGCTTTACTTAATGCAGTACAAGAGGGACTTAAAACAGCTCAACATTCTATGGATTTAATTCATCTTGATAATGAAGCGTTTAATCCGGTAATGACTGCCGAAGATTTAAAATCTTTTAGAGATAAAAAACCTAGCGATGCACAAGTTATTGCTTATCAGGAACGACTGGAAAAGGCAGATTATCTCGTTTTTATATTTCCAATATGGTGGGAACTGATGCCTGCTTTAATGAAAGGTTTTATTGATAAAGTTATTTTTCCAGGTTTGGCTTATGATTATTCAAATGAAAAGAACACAAGGATGAAACCTTTGTTGAATAATGTAAAAGGAGTTACTGTAATTACAACAATGAATACCCCGAGATACATCTATAAATGGATTTTTGGCAATGCAATTCAAAAAGCATTTATTAGAGGAATATTTTGGAAATTAGGGTATAAAAATAGAAAATGGATTAGTTATAATAGAGTGAAAATGGTGAGCCAAAATAAGCGTGAAAATTGGTTGGAAGAACTAGAAAGAAAATTTTCAAGATTATAA
- a CDS encoding DUF3810 domain-containing protein has translation MKSKYILPLFLLLQIILLKIIPFFPEFIEKYYSTGLYLKIASFSRITLGWIPFSIGDCIYFALIVLFLKWIWISRKSWKLSWKDNLLTALSYLSIFYFLFHFLWAFNYYRVPLFEKMKIQKDYTDADLLDFTKKLITKTNSIHSLITKNDSLKVVFPYSQEQVFKINLNGYNNLATDHPYFTYSHSSVKKSLFSLPLTYMGFGGYLNPFTNEAQVNDLGPMYSFPMTTNHEMAHQMGYASENECNFIGFLASVKNDDLYIQYSGYSLALRYCLGILQVKDEKLFNQIIKTVHPGILKNYKESQDFWKQYETFIETGFHIFYDNFLKMNQQKDGMESYSKFVDLMVNYYKKKEL, from the coding sequence GTGAAATCAAAATACATCCTTCCCTTATTTTTACTGTTACAAATCATCCTATTAAAGATCATTCCCTTTTTTCCTGAATTCATTGAAAAATACTACAGCACTGGATTGTATTTAAAAATTGCTTCTTTTTCAAGAATTACACTTGGTTGGATTCCTTTTTCTATAGGCGATTGTATTTATTTTGCCTTGATTGTATTATTTTTAAAATGGATTTGGATCAGCCGAAAATCATGGAAATTATCATGGAAAGATAATCTCTTGACCGCTTTAAGCTATCTCTCCATTTTCTATTTTTTATTTCACTTCCTATGGGCTTTTAATTACTATCGAGTGCCCTTATTTGAAAAAATGAAAATTCAAAAAGACTACACTGATGCTGATTTATTAGATTTCACAAAAAAATTAATCACTAAAACAAATTCTATTCATTCTCTAATAACTAAAAACGATAGTCTTAAAGTTGTTTTTCCTTATTCACAAGAACAGGTTTTTAAAATCAATTTAAACGGCTACAACAATCTCGCAACTGACCACCCTTATTTTACCTACTCTCATTCAAGTGTAAAAAAATCACTTTTTAGCCTACCTCTCACCTATATGGGATTTGGTGGTTATTTAAATCCATTTACCAATGAAGCTCAAGTAAATGATCTTGGTCCAATGTACAGTTTTCCTATGACTACAAATCATGAAATGGCACATCAAATGGGCTATGCTAGTGAGAATGAATGTAATTTTATAGGATTTTTAGCTTCAGTAAAAAATGACGATTTATACATTCAATATTCTGGTTACAGCTTAGCCTTGCGCTATTGTTTAGGGATTCTACAAGTAAAAGATGAAAAATTATTTAACCAAATAATAAAAACAGTTCATCCTGGAATTCTAAAAAACTACAAAGAAAGCCAAGATTTCTGGAAGCAATATGAGACTTTTATTGAGACTGGTTTTCATATTTTTTATGATAACTTCCTAAAAATGAATCAACAAAAAGATGGCATGGAAAGTTATAGTAAATTTGTTGATTTAATGGTCAATTACTACAAAAAGAAAGAGCTATAG
- a CDS encoding aminoacyl-histidine dipeptidase: MSQEIRNLEPKALWNKFADLNAVPRPSKKEERVIEFMKNFGTSLGLETFEDEIRNVIIRKPATPGMENRKAIVLQGHLDMVHQKNADTVFDFDTQGIDMYVDGDWVRAKGTTLGADNGLGVATIMAILESKDIPHPAIEALFTIDEETGMTGALNLKGGILQGQILLNLDTEEDDEIDIGCAGGIDVTATRTYNEEDVPEGSVGHIITVKGLKGGHSGMDIHKGLGNANKIMNRLLFDAFENFGLQVVEINGGSLRNAIPRESVAKVIISEMFDEAYIFDMQEIINDIKTEYKTTEPNLTIEIVKCDLPNKVMDLGVQEGIIRAIYAAHNGVYRMSADMADLVETSNNIARVIVKDGEIKIGCLTRSSVETSKFDLANSLRSAFELVGCEVELSGSYPGWTPNVNSEILDVLVGIYEKQNNEKPKVVACHAGLECGILGTNYPDMDMISFGPTIHGAHSPDERASISSAQKYWKFVLEILENIPVK; encoded by the coding sequence ATGAGTCAAGAAATAAGAAATTTAGAACCAAAAGCGCTTTGGAATAAGTTTGCTGATTTGAATGCAGTACCACGTCCATCTAAAAAAGAAGAGCGTGTTATTGAGTTCATGAAAAACTTTGGTACTAGTTTAGGATTAGAAACTTTTGAGGATGAAATTCGTAATGTAATTATTCGTAAACCAGCTACTCCAGGAATGGAAAATCGTAAGGCAATTGTTTTACAAGGACACTTGGATATGGTGCATCAAAAAAATGCAGATACGGTTTTTGATTTTGATACACAGGGAATTGACATGTATGTTGATGGGGATTGGGTTCGTGCTAAAGGAACTACACTTGGTGCAGATAATGGACTTGGAGTTGCAACAATAATGGCAATTTTAGAAAGTAAAGATATTCCGCATCCAGCAATTGAAGCTTTGTTTACAATCGACGAAGAAACTGGAATGACAGGAGCTTTAAATCTAAAAGGAGGAATCCTTCAAGGTCAAATTTTATTGAATTTGGATACTGAAGAAGATGACGAAATTGATATAGGTTGTGCAGGAGGAATTGATGTAACAGCTACAAGAACTTATAATGAAGAAGATGTTCCAGAAGGTTCTGTTGGGCATATTATCACTGTAAAAGGTCTTAAAGGAGGTCATTCAGGAATGGATATTCATAAAGGTTTGGGTAATGCCAATAAAATTATGAATCGTTTGTTGTTTGATGCTTTCGAAAATTTCGGATTGCAAGTGGTTGAGATCAACGGAGGAAGTTTGCGTAATGCAATTCCAAGAGAAAGTGTTGCGAAAGTAATCATTTCAGAAATGTTTGATGAAGCTTACATTTTTGATATGCAAGAAATCATCAATGATATTAAAACAGAATATAAAACTACTGAACCAAATCTTACAATAGAAATCGTAAAATGCGATTTACCTAATAAAGTAATGGATTTAGGAGTTCAAGAAGGTATTATTCGTGCTATTTATGCTGCTCATAATGGGGTTTACAGAATGAGTGCAGATATGGCAGACTTAGTTGAAACTTCAAATAATATTGCTCGTGTAATAGTAAAAGATGGTGAAATTAAGATTGGATGTTTAACACGTTCTTCTGTAGAAACTTCTAAATTTGATTTGGCTAACTCATTGCGTTCAGCATTTGAACTAGTTGGTTGTGAAGTGGAGCTTTCAGGAAGTTACCCAGGTTGGACTCCAAATGTAAACTCTGAAATATTAGATGTTTTAGTTGGTATTTACGAAAAACAAAATAACGAAAAGCCTAAAGTTGTGGCTTGTCACGCTGGTTTAGAATGCGGAATTTTAGGAACTAATTATCCAGATATGGATATGATTTCTTTTGGACCAACAATTCATGGAGCACATTCACCAGATGAAAGAGCAAGTATTTCTTCAGCCCAAAAATATTGGAAGTTTGTTTTAGAAATTCTAGAGAACATTCCAGTTAAATAA
- a CDS encoding TIGR00341 family protein, whose protein sequence is MKKEINKVLNFIDLQKGEENKNKVIENITSSISFRGSNLWILACAILIASVGLNVNSTAVIIGAMLISPLMGPIVGAGFGLGMYDFELVKKSIKNLLIATFVSLAISTLYFYASPFKEAQSELLARTSPNIYDILIAFFGGLVGVIAVTRVEKGNPIPGVAIATALMPPLCTAGYSLALGNIGYFLGAMYLYAINCVFICIATFVIVKFLKYPITQQLDLKREKQVKYGITILIMFMILPSIYFAYQLFVEKSYRLKTEVFIKNEFTDHNYPIIYKKVEYNSNPKKIELAFLSKKFNNEEISNLNKKLIDYNLPNTQLLIQQDTFNLSRDILNKMNSSKDLVDKKDIMINSLREQLAEYQFNNEQITDESKVLFPYISSLVIGNYSYKNAQNTKIIPVVLYQSKKELDKEMNTKLKSWLKIRLAKDSVEVYRQTPK, encoded by the coding sequence ATGAAAAAAGAAATAAACAAAGTCCTAAACTTCATAGACCTTCAAAAAGGAGAAGAGAATAAAAACAAAGTAATTGAGAATATCACCAGCAGCATCTCTTTTAGAGGTTCTAATTTATGGATATTAGCTTGTGCAATACTTATTGCATCTGTTGGCTTAAATGTAAACTCTACAGCTGTAATAATTGGTGCCATGTTGATTTCACCTTTAATGGGACCAATTGTTGGGGCCGGTTTTGGACTTGGAATGTATGACTTTGAATTAGTAAAAAAATCTATTAAAAATCTTCTGATTGCTACATTTGTAAGTCTAGCAATCTCTACTTTATATTTTTACGCAAGCCCTTTTAAAGAGGCACAATCTGAGCTTTTGGCTCGAACATCTCCTAACATATACGATATCTTAATTGCCTTTTTTGGTGGCTTAGTTGGCGTAATTGCGGTAACAAGAGTTGAGAAAGGAAATCCAATTCCAGGTGTAGCAATAGCAACAGCTTTAATGCCTCCGCTATGTACTGCTGGCTATAGTTTAGCTTTAGGAAATATTGGCTACTTTTTAGGCGCTATGTACTTATACGCTATAAACTGTGTGTTTATTTGCATTGCAACTTTTGTAATCGTAAAATTCCTGAAATACCCTATTACCCAACAACTGGATTTAAAACGTGAGAAACAAGTAAAATACGGCATTACTATACTTATCATGTTCATGATTTTACCTAGCATCTATTTTGCATACCAATTATTTGTTGAAAAGAGCTACCGTTTAAAGACAGAGGTTTTTATCAAAAATGAATTTACAGATCATAATTACCCAATAATATACAAAAAGGTAGAATACAATAGCAATCCTAAAAAAATAGAGCTTGCTTTTTTATCTAAAAAATTCAACAACGAGGAAATCAGCAATTTGAACAAAAAACTGATTGACTATAACTTACCTAATACACAGCTATTAATTCAGCAAGACACTTTTAATTTAAGTCGAGACATCCTCAACAAAATGAATTCTAGTAAAGATCTAGTGGATAAAAAAGACATTATGATTAATAGCTTACGAGAACAACTAGCTGAATACCAATTTAACAATGAGCAAATTACAGACGAGTCGAAAGTACTTTTTCCATATATATCATCGCTAGTTATTGGAAACTACTCTTATAAAAACGCGCAAAATACCAAGATAATACCTGTTGTTTTATACCAGAGCAAAAAAGAGTTAGACAAAGAGATGAATACTAAATTAAAGTCATGGCTTAAAATTCGACTGGCTAAAGATTCAGTAGAAGTATATAGACAAACTCCTAAATAA
- a CDS encoding carboxypeptidase-like regulatory domain-containing protein, with protein sequence MKYFVVFFFLVLSTTAFSQETEHAQRVSGYIVNDNTKLPLSSVNIINLNKVRGATSDAKGYFEIDVQPNDTLHFSILGFQSLRIRVTNDWLKNKVTKIQLTEKAIALEEVIIRPFNLTGYLEVDSKLIPAKENYRYSISGLTQGYEAGEYSPNAFGKVLGSIFNPTDVLYNFFGKNPKELRKLKEMKKDDTVRNLLESKFDRETVAVLLGISKDEIPEILKRCNYSDSFIQSANDLQIMDAISGCYEQYKILKRN encoded by the coding sequence ATGAAATATTTTGTAGTCTTCTTTTTTTTAGTACTATCCACGACCGCGTTTTCCCAAGAGACTGAGCATGCTCAACGCGTATCTGGTTACATTGTTAACGACAATACAAAACTCCCACTTTCTAGCGTAAACATCATCAATCTTAACAAAGTAAGAGGTGCTACATCTGATGCAAAAGGATATTTTGAAATTGACGTTCAGCCAAATGACACTTTACACTTCTCTATTTTAGGATTTCAATCCTTGAGAATTCGTGTTACTAATGACTGGCTAAAAAATAAAGTCACGAAAATTCAGCTTACTGAAAAAGCAATTGCTCTTGAAGAAGTTATCATACGCCCTTTTAACTTAACTGGGTACCTAGAAGTTGATTCTAAATTGATTCCTGCAAAAGAAAACTACCGTTATAGTATTTCGGGATTAACCCAAGGATATGAAGCAGGAGAATACTCTCCTAATGCATTTGGTAAAGTACTAGGATCAATCTTTAACCCAACGGATGTCCTCTATAATTTTTTTGGAAAAAACCCCAAGGAATTAAGAAAGCTCAAGGAAATGAAAAAAGACGATACTGTTCGTAATCTATTAGAATCAAAATTTGATAGAGAAACCGTAGCTGTATTACTTGGAATAAGCAAAGATGAGATCCCTGAGATTTTAAAACGTTGCAACTATTCTGATTCTTTTATACAAAGTGCAAATGATTTACAAATAATGGACGCCATAAGCGGTTGTTATGAGCAATATAAAATACTTAAACGTAATTAG
- a CDS encoding DEAD/DEAH box helicase, translating to MNKFEQLGLSESLLKAILDLGFENPTEVQEKAIPLLLEKDTDMVALAQTGTGKTAAFGFPLIQKIDANNRNTQALILSPTRELCLQITNEIKNYSKYEKGINVVAVYGGASITEQARDIKRGAQIIVATPGRMQDMINRGLVNISQINYCILDEADEMLNMGFYEDIVNILSTSPDEKSTWLFSATMPQEVARIAKQFMHEPLEITVGAKNSGSSTVSHEFYLVNARDRYEALKRLADANPDIFSVVFCRTKRDTQAVAEKLIEDGYSAAALHGDLSQAQRDGVMKSFRGRQIQMLVATDVAARGIDVDNVTHVVNYQLPDEIETYNHRSGRTGRAGKLGTSIVIVTKSELRKISSIERIIKQKFEEKTIPSGIEICEIQLLHLANKIKDTEVDHEIDNYLPAINNVLEGLTKEELIKKMVSVEFNRFIAYYKKNRDISNQSSGSDRRDDRDGSARPNNNGGATRYFVNIGSRDNFDWMSLKDYLKETLDLGRDDVFKVDVKEGFSFFNTDPEHTDKVMEVLNNVQLEGRRINVEISKNDGGGRRDHNGRNSGGGFGGGRSSGPRREGSGGGFRSDRNSAPREGGFRSDRNSAPREGGFRSSAPRNEGGSDRAPRRSESFGDSSRPRRPRRD from the coding sequence ATGAATAAATTTGAACAATTAGGATTGAGTGAATCGTTACTGAAGGCGATTTTAGATCTAGGATTTGAAAATCCGACCGAAGTACAGGAGAAAGCGATTCCCCTATTATTGGAAAAAGACACAGATATGGTTGCGTTGGCTCAGACAGGGACAGGGAAAACGGCAGCTTTTGGTTTTCCGCTAATTCAGAAAATTGATGCCAACAATAGAAATACACAAGCATTAATTTTATCTCCAACCCGCGAGCTTTGTTTGCAAATTACTAACGAAATTAAAAACTACTCTAAATACGAAAAAGGTATTAATGTAGTAGCAGTTTACGGTGGTGCAAGTATTACAGAACAAGCTAGAGACATAAAAAGAGGAGCACAAATTATTGTGGCTACTCCAGGTAGAATGCAAGATATGATAAACAGAGGATTGGTAAACATTTCTCAAATCAACTATTGTATTCTTGATGAGGCTGACGAAATGTTAAACATGGGATTCTACGAAGATATCGTAAACATCTTATCTACATCTCCAGACGAAAAAAGCACATGGTTGTTCTCTGCAACTATGCCACAAGAAGTTGCTAGAATTGCAAAACAATTCATGCACGAACCATTAGAAATTACTGTTGGAGCTAAAAACTCAGGTTCTTCAACTGTATCTCACGAATTTTACTTAGTAAATGCACGTGATCGTTACGAGGCTTTGAAACGTTTAGCTGATGCTAATCCAGACATTTTCTCTGTAGTTTTCTGTCGTACTAAGAGAGATACTCAGGCTGTTGCCGAAAAATTAATTGAAGATGGATATAGCGCTGCTGCGTTGCACGGAGATTTATCTCAAGCACAACGTGATGGTGTAATGAAATCTTTCCGTGGAAGACAAATTCAGATGCTAGTTGCTACTGACGTTGCTGCACGTGGTATTGATGTTGACAATGTTACTCACGTTGTAAATTACCAATTACCTGACGAGATTGAAACTTACAATCACCGTTCTGGTCGTACTGGTAGAGCTGGAAAATTAGGAACTTCTATCGTAATTGTTACTAAAAGTGAATTACGTAAAATTTCTTCAATTGAAAGAATCATCAAACAAAAATTTGAAGAGAAAACAATTCCTTCTGGAATCGAAATTTGCGAAATTCAATTATTGCACTTAGCAAACAAGATTAAAGATACTGAAGTTGATCACGAAATTGACAACTACCTTCCAGCTATTAACAATGTTTTAGAAGGTCTTACGAAAGAAGAATTAATCAAGAAAATGGTTTCTGTTGAATTTAACCGTTTTATTGCTTATTACAAAAAGAACAGAGATATCTCTAATCAATCATCTGGATCTGACAGACGTGATGACAGAGACGGTAGCGCAAGACCAAATAACAATGGTGGTGCAACTAGATACTTTGTTAACATTGGATCAAGAGACAATTTTGATTGGATGTCATTAAAAGACTACTTGAAAGAAACATTAGACTTAGGTCGTGATGACGTTTTCAAAGTAGACGTAAAAGAAGGTTTCTCTTTCTTTAACACTGACCCTGAGCACACTGACAAAGTAATGGAAGTATTAAACAACGTTCAATTAGAAGGACGTAGAATTAATGTTGAAATTTCTAAAAATGACGGTGGTGGAAGACGTGACCATAACGGAAGAAATTCTGGTGGTGGTTTCGGTGGCGGAAGAAGTTCTGGTCCAAGAAGAGAAGGTTCTGGAGGAGGATTTAGAAGCGATAGAAACTCTGCTCCAAGAGAAGGTGGCTTTAGAAGCGACAGAAACTCTGCTCCAAGAGAAGGTGGTTTCAGAAGCTCAGCTCCAAGAAACGAAGGTGGTTCAGATAGAGCTCCTAGACGCTCTGAAAGCTTTGGTGATTCATCAAGACCAAGAAGACCAAGAAGAGATTAA